From Solea senegalensis isolate Sse05_10M linkage group LG19, IFAPA_SoseM_1, whole genome shotgun sequence, the proteins below share one genomic window:
- the LOC122785053 gene encoding proline-rich protein 12-like isoform X2 → MERNYPAAGFGDLGAGTGWSYDRSAKASFMYDSSRSSHPDSELLHRQAYGTPHPLQGYAANHHAGSSRQGGAWGSAGRTLGLSGLFDTSLHHTSSSGPDPSVMNLISTLESRGPQPTPSASSLLSQFRTPSWQTAMHTPAPPELFISGALQGSSSFPSSSTLSAYQHPGSFPGRSFTPSISLQDAPTFSSTPNGLLSPHDPLLHIKTSSQSSLGFNRLLSQSTTYRGSQEPLAPAQTQTPSSSSNCHLSPTQFNLLSSQLHNQSSQLYNASMLSSTPAVLPATTQLPPPPERAVSRQDSVIKHYQRSSPPHPTTLPMQQYVSCGGSSYQQIASHHRHAGVSCSPLGDERSSKDPNSSPRMESQTYRPIIQTPYSSSSTNSSVSPLSGTKEVKSSSSSTVYSSSVSLSSSSRTLHTSSSTSSTSLSSSSPKASAGSLSAPFCQKPPPQPVPAPPTLTSSTLAQQPATKQCLSTYCSPSLANSSTGPPDQTSPQQHVQSYSPNQPPTAHIAHSYGGFSSPHAEDLSSGAGGTETKAFTGVGTVGHSFSAEMLFGDSSFGSASLRRTGSPSLGYGSAGESIGSGSASGATALVSGVGSAGSGSGAASVGNGNSYHLPESSPSSSISSTISRPGLHSPAAARPAQSPGASGATKYLSSILSPAFISSPQGFHDAQQVQNQSYHASPPKTKTVSNMVGAQQSQDEEEDHDFLIHHLLHAQDSTAHSSQHHPPVQQLPQSLPQARDGESKGVALDINKVSEERYPFQSVIRSSNTASGSGSGSTIIEATSGLNSQVELSQKKQQQNKSDVNISKSTAVGLVGVNDSLSHSHTTQSNQQQHGPMGPVDRYGREDPYTQQTHSQHFHCTSLLSSHTQHPQHSQISHHTQHTEHAQHSQQGHTLSHSHPHMELKKTSETNDTYLCNTPDVQQTHPSQVPLSLMDSPPAHPQHMLQSVLSHTTHTKLDPQLPPQQQQQHSLRQQAMGSSAATGPAGVHSHSQNHSSQLPNQGIDTHYRDPTRTSQTSRAPLDMVDQSLSQANARDSGGPLERTGLGMNVRGEGGSGDMHRQQHRLTPHHVSQQPTSDLHEFLLEPNLGLSTTSHLHHLNQPQPHPHPHGHHQQQAHAHHQMSHSLLGHPNPHRMETNMGTPQPRQQPQPREPETQLSQSQLDQLKQHPFDTMSPECKVGQNHIQQQQFAPLNPGCFPDSLLHDGERSFFPEMEDMFCSADFKSGFVGDSGTRQGTQESLTQGHGQRQDALESLKTGDTGESYDMVGHHSDQGYGPYCHNLPGTGNGNLLLDVDSMKNHELPSTVNTDQLGLIHSQTPTIGLNSSVQRDSTMNKMMGAVGVGGSGATGLTSPIFCSSRPKKLLKTSSFHLLKQRREPQPQTKKTYAQEYEFEDDENKADVPADIRLNSRRLPDLLPDLVSSCRKAGGPSGMGGLSPLMSDMDFSHPSNYSALGYPPQVLPHDGPKKRGRKPTKPKREGPPRPRGRPRIRPLPEPPYCSGLVGSVTGEGRRGRGRGRGRGRREEVHVDMHRDIKVQSLPYNRQQLSQQHPQHHQRQQEDYHQAPQQHRLQSHQQSVSCASRQLHHQQQDHQQDPSELLQQEPIRPIKIKLPVSTMLPSESLLRTDSLSSSEPVLSDGSVGSAPSLGLSPGPINTMDISRNELNHMKEEMVKHQQKAGEMMWKRETDDTLHPEAWAALHKLSTPTDEKAFDFKPGFMASFLDFLKAGKKESDLKSEHDGGEPRPLNPCLSLKEEIRPLSPAPPPLRQAPPQPPGTFSEEEQGEAEDLDLSSCPSPCKPLDEELKGNLETLPSFSSDEEDSAPPPLTPPTPQEPSVSPPLPAIPAFVTCMENGKEEACPYSQHGTEEEQNLLHSPSSNPEQEEEEEESEHGGEKEEEKDRGGEETSDNPQKLQQESQQEQEEQEEQRESDTNALEVHEEEDCPSRPGLTLAPPSLPVPPNIPSPSALRPPCLSIASAELIQQQQQEEEEEEEEEETSPTYHSSQPAPAAVSSPSLSKSPPALLSVLPVSHSVPPSSSDQDQEPQAGQPWPSSPSSSSSPSSSSSPPSSPSTPEEAPASQRLTSLHLAKKQTDAAIAGESEEEDSESGGEGIYRERDEFVVRTEDIGTLKIALQTGREPPPIWRVQKALLQKFSPEIKDGQRQFCATSNYLGYFGDAKMRYQRLYVKFLENINKKDYVRVCSRKPWHRAGLTLRRQSAPKQSAALHNQTPPRLEREDRDKERQKEREMEHREREEREKEEKQQKETEKSGIHREMEWDTESERRDREQRERRQNERELKERERKETERREKEQKEREEIEHKEREKQEREQKEREREERERKQNERQERERKEKERLETEQKERERQETERRERERKKMEKDQREQKDQEQMENVIEKEKEKSGRLSEKEKEKLGDYGQKREREERMRRDGTVEFARLKEVKREGDKMEHFSRARTSKANVEPPPKKRKKWLKEVQTSSSESDSSPPSDDEGPVRGGVNSRAMREMFRSYVEMLVSTALDPDMIQALEDTDDELYLPPMRKIDSVLSEHKKRLLRRVNMSAQHQEALHIFPKMTADPLDSGAVKVHLGGDSYNRKTLNRLKRSVPKQQDVKLSIETCRIYSLYHSLHHYKYHTFLHCKKETDSIEQAAEDPGQEEVVQQCMANQGWLESLFNSFMELLSLSAKV, encoded by the exons atgGAGAGGAATTATCCCGCTGCAGGCTTCGGAGATCTCGGGGCTGGGACGGGATGGAGTTACGACAGATCAGCCAAAGCAAG CTTCATGTATGACAGCTCCAGGTCGTCCCATCCAGACTCGGAGCTGCTCCACAGACAAGCTTATGGCACACCTCATCCACTCCAGGGCTATGCAGCCAACCACCATGCAGGAAGCTCCAGACAGGGCGGGGCCTGGGGATCTGCTGGACGCACACTTG gTTTATCAGGACTATTTGATACCAGCCTCCACCACACCAGCTCTTCTGGTCCTGACCCCTCCGTCATGAATCTGATTTCAACGCTCGAGTCCCGGGGTCCACAGCCCACTCCCTCtgcttcttctctcctctcccaaTTTAGAACTCCCTCTTGGCAGACTG CAATGCATACACCAGCCCCACCGGAACTCTTTATTTCAGGGGCACTTCAGGGTTCCAGCTCCTTCCCCTCTTCCTCAACCCTGTCAGCATACCAGCACCCTGGCTCCTTTCCTGGGCGGTCTTTCACTCCCTCAATATCCTTGCAGGATGCACCAACATTCAGCTCAACTCCTAATGGCTTGCTGTCCCCCCATGATCCCTTGCTACACATCAAAACATCTTCTCAATCCAGCTTGGGCTTTAATCGCTTGCTATCCCAGAGTACCACTTACCGGGGTTCTCAGGAACCCCTAGCACCTGCTCAGACCCAAaccccttcttcctcttccaacTGCCACCTGTCCCCTACCCAGTTTAACCTGTTATCCTCTCAGCTCCACAACCAATCCTCCCAGCTCTATAATGCATCCATGCTCTCATCCACACCAGCTGTGCTACCTGCGACAACTCAGCTCCCCCCACCTCCAGAAAGGGCAGTTTCAAGGCAGGACAGTGTGATCAAGCATTACCAGCGTTCatccccaccccaccccacaaCTCTGCCCATGCAGCAGTATGTCAGTTGTGGTGGTTCTAGCTACCAGCAGATAGCCAGCCATCACCGACATGCTGGTGTGTCCTGCAGTCCCCTGGGAGATGAGAGGTCATCCAAAGACCCAAATTCTTCACCACGTATGGAATCCCAGACATATCGACCCATCATCCAAACTCCTTACTCATCTTCATCCACCAACTCCTCAGTCTCACCCTTATCTGGCACTAAGGAGGTCAAAAGTTCCAGCTCCAGTACTGTCTACTCCTCTTCAGTTTCATTATCATCCTCCTCCCGTACCCTACACACCTCATCATCAACCTCCTCCACTTCATTATCCTCTTCTAGCCCCAAGGCAAGTGCTGGCTCCTTGTCTGCTCCCTTTTGTCAGAAGCCCCCACCCCAACCAGTGCCAGCGCCACCTACTCTAACATCATCTACTCTTGCTCAACAGCCAGCAACCAAACAATGCCTCTCCACATATTGCTCTCCATCTTTGGCTAACTCTAGTACAGGCCCTCCAGACCAGACCTCTCCTCAGCAACATGTCCAGTCCTACTCTCCCAACCAGCCTCCAACTGCACACATAGCCCACTCATATGGAGGCTTCAGCTCACCTCATGCCGAGGACCTGAGCTCTGGGGCAGGGGGCACTGAAACAAAGGCTTTCACTGGTGTAGGTACAGTAGGACACTCATTCTCTGCAGAGATGCTCTTTGGGGATTCAAGCTTTGGTTCAGCTTCTCTTAGAAGAACTGGCAGTCCATCATTAGGGTATGGGAGTGCTGGAGAATCAATAGGAAGTGGATCTGCATCAGGAGCTACAGCACTTGTTAGTGGAGTTGGGTCTGCAGGATCTGGAAGTGGGGCTGCAAGTGTTGGTAATGGAAACAGTTACCACCTGCCTGAATCTAGTCCCTCATCCTCCATCAGTTCAACTATCAGTCGCCCTGGATTGcactctcctgctgctgctcgtccTGCACAGTCCCCAGGAGCGTCAGGTGCCACCAAATATTTGTCCTCCATCCTCTCTCCAGCTTTCATATCCTCACCACAAGGTTTTCATGATGCACAGCAAGTGCAGAATCAATCCTACCATGCTTCACCACCTAAGACAAAAACAGTATCAAACATGGTAGGAGCTCAGCAATCccaagatgaggaagaggatcATGATTTCCTCATCCATCACCTACTTCATGCGCAGGACTCAACTGCCCATTCTTCCCAGCATCACCCACCTGTTCAGCAACTCCCCCAGTCACTCCCTCAGGCTAGGGATGGGGAAAGCAAGGGTGTGGCCTTAGATATAAATAAGGTTTCAGAAGAGCGCTACCCCTTTCAGAGTGTCATTCGCAGCAGTAACACGGCCAGCGGTTCTGGCTCTGGATCGACAATTATTGAGGCAACAAGTGGCTTAAACAGTCAGGTGGAGCTATCacagaagaaacagcagcaaaacaagTCAGATGTGAACATATCAAAGTCTACTGCTGTGGGCTTAGTAGGGGTCAATGACTCTCTTTCCCACTCCCATACTACCCAGTCCAATCAACAACAGCATGGCCCCATGGGACCTGTGGACCGTTATGGAAGAGAAGACCCCTATACTCAGCAAACACACTCCCAGCATTTCCATTGCACCTCACTCTTGTCGTCACACACTCAACACCCCCAGCACTCTCAAATCTCCCACCACACTCAACACACAGAGCATGCTCAACATTCTCAGCAAGGCCATACTCTCTCACATAGCCATCCTCACATGGAGCTAAAAAAGACGTCCGAAACAAATGATACGTACTTATGTAACACACCAGATGTTCAGCAAACTCACCCAAGCCAGGTTCCCCTCTCCCTGATGGACTCACCGCCAGCACATCCACAGCACATGCTGCAGTCTGTCCTTTCCCATACCACCCACACCAAGCTGGACCCCCAGCTGCCCCctcaacagcaacagcagcattccTTGAGACAGCAGGCTATGGGTTCGTCTGCAGCAACAGGGCCTGCTGGGGTGCACTCCCACTCACAGAACCACTCCTCACAGCTCCCAAACCAGGGTATTGATACCCACTACAGAGATCCAACCCGAACCAGTCAGACCTCCAGGGCACCACTAGATATGGTAGACCAGTCTCTATCCCAGGCTAATGCCAGAGACAGTGGAGGACCTCTGGAGAGAACTGGGCTTGGTATGAATGttagaggagaaggaggcagTGGAGACATGCATAGACAGCAGCACAGACTTACACCCCACCATGTTTCCCAACAACCAACCTCAGATCTCCATGAGTTTCTCTTAGAACCTAATTTGGGATTGTCCACAACTTCACACCTACATCACCTCAACCAACCTCAGCCTCATCCCCACCCACATGGCCACCACCAACAGCAGGCACATGCTCACCATCAGATGTCACACTCTCTGTTAGGTCACCCAAACCCCCACAGGATGGAAACAAATATGGGGACTCCCCAACCCCGGCAACAGCCCCAACCAagagagcctgagacacagctgtCACAATCCCAATTAGATCAGCTCAAACAGCACCCGTTTGACACAATGAGTCCTGAGTGTAAAGTTGGACAGAACcatattcagcagcagcagtttgctCCTCTGAACCCTGGATGCTTTCCAGACTCTCTCTTACATGATGGAGAACGCTCTTTCTTTCCAGAAATGGAGGACATGTTTTGTTCAGCTGATTTCAAGTCAGGCTTTGTTGGAGATTCTGGCACAAGACAGGGAACTCAAGAAAGCCTTACACAGGGCCATGGGCAAAGGCAAGATGCTTTAGAGTCCTTAAAAACAGGAGATACTGGAGAGAGCTATGATATGGTTGGTCATCACAGTGATCAAGGCTATGGACCATACTGCCACAACCTTCCAGGAACTGGAAATGGTAATCTGCTCTTAGATGTTGACTCTATGAAGAACCATGAGCTTCCCTCTACTGTGAATACTGACCAGCTTGGCCTCATCCACTCCCAAACTCCCACCATTGGATTAAACTCATCAGTTCAAAGGGATAGCACAATGAACAAGATGATGGGAGCTGTGGGAGTCGGTGGTTCAGGTGCTACTGGTCTGACATCACCTATCTTTTGCTCTTCTCGACCCAAGAAACTGCTGAAAACCAGTTCATTTCACTTGCTCAAACAGCGACGTGAGCCACAACcgcaaacaaagaaaacctaTGCACAGGAATATGAATTTGAGGATGATGAGAATAAAGCTGATGTTCCAGCTGATATTCGTCTCAACAGTCGGCGCCTTCCTGACCTGCTTCCCGATTTGGTGTCTAGTTGTAGGAAGGCTGGTGGGCCATCAGGAATGGGTGGGCTTAGTCCATTGATGAGTGACATGGACTTTTCCCATCCCAGCAACTACTCTGCCCTGGGTTACCCTCCACAAGTCCTCCCACATGATGGCCCCAAGAAGAGAGGCCGGAAGCCAACTAAGCCAAAGCGTGAAGGCCCTCCACGCCCCCGAGGTAGACCTCGAATACGTCCACTTCCAGAACCTCCTTACTGCAGTGGGCTGGTAGGCTCAGTGACAGGAGAAGGTAGGAGGGGTCGTGGACGTGGTCGAGGACgaggcaggagggaggaggtgcaTGTGGACATGCATCGAGATATAAAAGTACAAAGCCTCCCATATAATCGTCAGCAGTTGAGCCAACAGCATCCACAACATCATCAGAGACAGCAAGAAGACTACCACCAAGCACCACAGCAGCATCGTCTGCAGTCTCATCAGCAAAGTGTTTCCTGTGCTTCCCGTCAActgcatcatcaacaacaagaTCATCAACAGGACCCatctgagctgctgcagcaagAGCCAATCAGGCCTATCAAG atCAAACTGCCTGTTTCCACCATGCTTCCATCTGAGTCCTTGTTGAGGACAGATTCTCTGTCCAGTTCTGAACCAGTTCTGTCGGATGGATCAGTGGGGTCAGCACCGTCTCTCGGCCTGAGCCCTGGACCCATCAACACCATGGATATCAGCAGAAATGAGCTGAACCATATGAAGGAGGAGATGGTGAAGCACCAGCAAAAAGCTGGAGAG ATGATGTGGAAGAGAGAAACTGATGATACTCTGCATCCTGAAGCCTGGGCTGCTCTGCACAAACTTTCCACTCCA ACTGATGAGAAGGCGTTTGACTTCAAACCCGGCTTCATGGCCTCTTTTCTAGACTTCCTGAAAGCTGGTAAGAAAGAGTCAGACCTGAAGTCGGAACATGACGGCGGTGAGCCACGACCCCTGAACCCCTGCTTGTCACTGAAGGAAGAGATCAGGCCCTtatctccagctcctcctcctctacgacaagctcctcctcagcctccagGCACGTTCAGTGAAGAGGAGCAGGGTGAGGCTGAGGACCTGGATCTCAGCAGCTGCCCGAGTCCCTGCAAGCCTCTGGATGAGGAGCTGAAGGGTAATCTGGAGACTCTGCCCTCTTTCTCCTCAGATGAGGAGGACTCG gccccgccccctctcacCCCACCTACCCCACAGGAGCCGTCAGTCAGCCCGCCCCTGCCTGCCATACCCGCCTTCGTCACTTGCATGGAGAACGGGAAAGAGGAGGCGTGTCCATACAGTCAACACGGCACAGAGGAGGAGCAAAACCTGCTGCACTCCCCATCGTCTAATccagaacaggaggaggaggaggaggagtctgagcATGGCggagagaaggaagaggagaaagacagaggaggagaggagacttCAGACAATCCACAGAAACTGCAGCAAGAATcccagcaggagcaggaggagcaggaggagcagagggagtCTGACACCAACGCTCTGGAAGTTCATGAGGAGGAAG ATTGTCCGTCCAGACCAGGACTTACTCTTGCACCTCCATCACTGCCAGTGCCACCAAATATACCCTCACCCTCGGCCCTCCGTCCCCCATGTCTCTCTATAGCCTCGGCAGAGCTGattcagcaacagcagcaggaggaggaggaggaggaggaggaggaggagacaagtCCAACTTATCATTCCTCCCAACCAGCTCCAGCTGcagtctcctctccttctctctccaaATCTCCTCCAGCTCTACTGTCCGTCCTCCCCGTGAGCCACTCAGTTCCTCCATCATCCTCTGATCAAGACCAGGAGCCTCAAGCGGGACAGCCTTGGCCCTcttcaccttcctcctcctcctcgccttCCTCATCGTCTTCTCCACCATCATCACCCTCAACCCCAGAAGAAGCCCCAGCATCTCAGCGTCTGACCTCTCTCCACCTGGCAAAGAAGCAGACTGATGCTGCCATTGCAGgcgagagtgaggaggaggacagcgAGAGTGGAGGCGAAGGAATCTACCGAGAGCGGGACGAGTTTGTGGTTCGAACTGAGGACATTGGGACGCTTAAG ATTGCTTTGCAGACTGGCCGGGAGCCCCCGCCCATCTGGAGGGTACAGAAAGCTTTGCTGCAGAAGTTCAGTCCAGAGATAAAAGATGGTCAAAGGCAGTTCTGTGCAACCAGTAAT TATCTGGGTTACTTTGGTGACGCCAAAATGCGCTACCAGCGTTTGTATGTGAAGTTCCTTGAGAACATCAACAAAAAAGACTACGTCAGAGTGTGTTCCCGGAAGCCGTGGCACCGAGCTGGTCTGACCCTGAG ACGACAGTCGGCACCCAAACAGTCTGCTGCACTTCACAATCAAACACCGCCTCGTctggagagagaggacagagacaaggagagacagaaggaaagagagatggaacacagggaaagagaggagagagaaaaagaggagaaacagcAAAAGGAGACTGAGAAAAGTGGAATACACAGAGAAATGGAATGggacacagagagtgaaagaagggacagggagcagagggagagacggCAAAATGAGAGGGAgctgaaagagagggagagaaaagaaacggAGAGACGGgagaaagaacagaaagaaagggaggaaaTAGAACACAAAGAAAGGGAGAAGCAGGAGAgagaacagaaagaaagagagagagaggagcgtgaacgcaaacaaaatgaaagacaggagagagaaagaaaggaaaaggaaagactGGAGACGGAacagaaggagagggagaggcaggagacagaaagaagagaaagagagagaaagaagatgGAGAAGGACCAAAGAGAACAGAAAGACCAAGAGCAGATGGAGAATGTAatagagaaggaaaaagaaaagagtggaaGACTGAgcgagaaagagaaggagaaactgGGAGATTATGgacagaagagggagagagaggaacgAATGAGGAGAGACGGTACCGTGGAGTTTGCACGGTtgaaggaggtgaagagagaaggagacaagATGGAGCATTTCTCCAGAGCCAGGACTTCAAAGGCAAATGTGGAGCCTCCTCctaagaagaggaagaagtggcTGAAGGAGGTGCAGACGTCCTCTTCAGAGTCCGACTCCTCTCCACCCAGTGACGACGAAG GGCCGGTGCGAGGTGGAGTTAACAGTCGGGCCATGAGGGAGATGTTCAGGAGTTATGTGGAGATGCTGGTGAGCACAGCACTTGATCCTGATATGATCCAAGCTCTGGAGGACACTGATG ATGAGTTGTACCTTCCACCCATGAGGAAGATTGACAGTGTGCTCAGTGAACACAAGAAGAGACTGTTGAGGAGAGTCAACATGAGCGCTCAGCACCAG GAGGCTTTGCATATATTCCCCAAAATGACAGCAGACCCGCTGGATTCTGGAGCGGTCAAAGTTCATCTGGGTGGAGACAGCTACAACCGCAAAACCCTCAACCGGCTCAAGAGGAGTGTTCCTAAGCAACAG GACGTGAAGCTTTCAATCGAAACCTGCAGGATCTACAGTCTGTACCATTCCCTTCACCACTACAAGTATCACACCTTCCTGCATTGTAAGAAGGAG ACGGACAGTATTGAGCAGGCAGCGGAGGATCCTGGACAGGAGGAGGTGGTGCAGCAGTGCATGGCTAACCAAGGCTGGCTGGAGAGTCTCTTTAACTCTTTCATGGAACTGCTTAGCCTCAGTGCAAAGGTCTAA